ATCTAGCCCGTTGCTCGTCCGCGCCTCGCTTTTAGGTTCGTAGGATCTCTGTTGTGGACTCTCGAGAGATGAAACGTCCATAGTGTTAAATGCTGGCCGTTGGAGCCGGTTGAACTGCCCGATTTTGGTTTCGTCTCATGCTTTTGCTGGAACCCGTGTTTGGCTCAGCCCGTCTCGTCCTTTTAGGAAACCCTCGCTCTCTGCAAGCTGCGTCAGAGCTTTGAAGGGGCAAAATTACTGCCTCCCTCCACAGTACATATTTGTAATCGCCCAGGGAGCATGGTCGTATCTGTCTAAAATCGAATTAAACAATAGTTTTACTGTTGTAGGTTGTAGTATATGCTAGTAATTTCAGTTGGTTCATGCTGTAACGTGTGTCGTTCTTTCCTGCAGAGTTGAAGAGATCACTTTATGCATTGTGCTCTCAGTATGGAAGGATAGTGGATGTTGTGGCCTTGAAAACTCATAAACTCAGGGGGCAAGCCTGGGTGGCATTCAGTGAAATTACAGCGGCTACCAATGCTTTCCGGGGCCTACAGGACTTTGATTTTTACGGCAAAAAAATGGTGAAACATCTCCACTTTAGCTTATAATGTCAGGTGTTTTGTTTTACTTTTCATTCTCGGCGTTCTCTTCTGTGCATAAGAGAAGCATGGTGGGTATGTTTGGTCCGAGACAAGCAATCTGTTTCTGATTATCATAAGTGGGCAATTTAGTCTTCCTATGGTCCTTAGATTTGCATTAGCAGTTTAGCACAACAATGCTCCACTTCAAAGTCTCCGCTGGTAAATTTTTGTACAATAAAGTTATACCTTGAGTGTAAGTCTTGTGTTTTGTTTGCAATCTGCAGAGGCTTGCCCATGTGTGCGAACCCAGAGTTCTTTGCCTAACTGGCACAATTATGGCGACCATTTAGGTTGCCACGTACACTATGTCACTTGCCTAAGTTTAGGTATGGCAAAATTGTACGTGATCCGTGAACCAAACCCGCCCGTAGAAAATACAGCCTTGTAGCCTTCGTCTTTTACAATGTTTTGATTAACAGTTTGTAGAATACTGTGGATAGACGATAGACGTTTGTTCTTCAAATGGTGCTAGCATACACTACTTTCTTAGGTTATATGACTGATATACTCTTTCAAGAATCATATGTCCAGATGATCTCTGACTAGATGCTGAAGCACGTAATCTTTATCTATCTAGTTGTTACTCCTATAGTCCTATTCGAATCTATTGTTTTAACCTGTAAGTGAAACTGTGTCGCATTGACACACAAACAAAATTAGTCTTAACAATACCATGGTTGGCAACTTACTTCTTTCCCTTCCCTTATGCAGCGGGTACAATATGCAAAAACAAAGTCTGACTGTTTTGCAAAAGCAGATGGGTCTTATGCTCCTAAAGAGAAAAGGAAGAAGCAAGAGGAGAAAGGTATTTCTAATTGTAGATTTTATTTATGTTTTAGTCTACACTCTACACTACAACTGCCCGTTGAGATAATAACCTAGCAGCAGGATATGTTGGGTTAGTACATCAGGGGAGCCAAAATGATGATAACATCTACACTAGTGTGAATACTAGCTTGCTTTTCTGTTCTCGAAATCAGAACCTGCCCTGTTAGAACATATAACTACTTATATGGAGATTAATGCTGCTTTATTTAACCATTTAAGAAAAACTATAATTGCCCATTGAATTATGTAGTCTAATTTCAACTATGATGCATGATAGCATCCACTTACACTGTGTTATTTAAATTGGTGCCAATAACCCCTTCACACCCCGATCTTGGGTGCCTTTTATTTGCATGCTATCATTCTCAGCAATTGATCCAGTGTGGTGTCAGCAGGCGTGCTGATGCGTTTTAACATTTTGAAAGTGTACAAAACAAGTAATCTGAAATTTACCAAGGTAGGCAAATAACGTAAAATGACCACCCACCTTATCATGTGGCTTTACTACATCACCACATCTGTTTTCTGATCACCCCTCCCCTAGGCCCCTCCTCCATGTTGGCATGGTCAATTCTTGTGGTGGATCATACATGCTGCTGTCTATTGTTTGTGCCAAAGATTAAAAAACCCCGGGGAAAAACACGCTCAGTGCAGGCCTGCTACTCTGTTTTTGCCGAAATCTGGGGTCTAGGCTCCTGGCAAAGCCCCCACTGTGTGCTGCAGCGGCCTCTAGCTACATATCCCAGACACCCTCCACCCTGCCGCAGCGCAACTCCTAGACTCCTGTGCGATGCCTAGGCAGTCTGGGCGCTAGGAGCAGGTTCGCCACCTGCGTAAAAAACCATGCTTCTGCCAAGAATTCTTGCTATCCATTCACTTGCTTCGCTCGCTGCCTCATTATACTGAGGCCACCAAAGCATCCTGTTACCTTGGTTCCTGCCTCATTAGTTGTATTGTTTGTGTTTTCAACAATGTTCAAAAAAGCGGTAAGCGTAAGCGGAGCGGAAGGCCACAGCTTAGAGCAATTGCCGCTTAAGCGCAGCTTAATCGGGATTAAGCGTTTTTTAAAAATTGGCCAGAATTTGGTTGTTTTTGGATAATATGCACAAGAAAACAGGAGACATAGCACATAGGTAACTGAAAAAtctgaaatactccctccgtcccataatataagagcgttttttacactagtgtagtgtcaaaaacgctcttatattatgggacggaggaagtAGCATATAAGGTTGAGGTTCAGTGGTTCACACACCACAACAAATAGCCAAATAACACATAAGGATAAGGTTCAGTGGTTCACACAGCAAGCATAAATGCATAATATTGTCTTAGAATGAGCATATAGGATAAATGGCAGCAgccaagcagcagcagcagcagcagccaagCTGGATGCAGAGCAGAAGCCGCCATCGCAATGCTCTCTTCTTTCCCCTCCTTCTAACCCAGTAACCCTAGCTGAACAGGCCACTTTTGGGCCAGGCCTTATATaccccccctttccccctcccGCCTGTGTCTATTTCAGCTCCCGCCttttgggcccgccttcttcgaCTTTCCGTCGCTTAAGCGCGCTCAGCCAGTGCTTAGCGCTAAAGTGATCGCTAAATCATGCTTTTTTTCGCTCAACGCTAAAAGTTGCGCCTAGGCCAGAAGCGAAGCGTTTAGCTGTCGCTCAGCGCTTAAGCGCCGCCTAAAAACGCTTTCTTGAACATTGGTTTTCAACAATGTGAGATGGCATGGAATAATGGAATGCACACACTGGCGCCCATTTCATTCGTGTAATGGTAAGATCAGGTAAACAATAGGCAAAGAAGGGTATTTCAGCACAACTTTCCATAGACACCAGAGAGGGAGTGCAGGTGATCTGACCTCCCAGTGACACTAAGATGGATGTGCTCTGAATAGCAATGGGTCTTGGGTGTTGGCAGCTTGAGGTCCTCCGTGAGATGACCAGAGCACATTCAGTAACCTAGAACCTCTAATTCATCTTCGATGCCATTGTTACTGGGCTTGTCGTGGGCGCTACCGCTCTACCTGAAGAGTGGTTTCTGGAGAGAAAAGGGATGGAGACAGAGGTGGCCATGACTGTTGTTGGGTCCTGCCGTTCCTTTATATTGATTTCTGTTTTAATTTAAGACACATGTCATTGACATGCATGCCTTGTAAGCACGGAAAGTATCTGGTAAAAACCAAGTTACAACAGAAACTCCGTGAAAAAATTCTTTCGAGAATTCTAAAAAGAACTTTATGCTTCAAAGGTAATACTCTATCGTGTAAAATTTCAACTTCAAACTTATCTATTTGGGGGGTAAGGAATGAAATCATTGCTGAATTTGTTTTTTTCCCTACCACCCAAATGAATTTTATCTTGTACTTGAAATAGATGTTTATTATAGAACATTATCATATTTTGTTTCAGAATTTTCGGTAGCTTGGAAATATGTTTTTTTTGCttggttttcaccggtttccactGTAACGTAATTACCACCGGATATTTTTCTTTGTAAGCACATATCTATGGATGCTGCCATAGTCAATTTTATGAACTGATGTTTCTAAGATGTGGTAAATTTAGAACAAGGGTGTTATGCGCTCGCACTTCAACTGTTGTAGGTGATGAAATAGATGGTATCATACTTACTTGAAACGAGATGACTTGAATAGTTCAATGGGCATAACATGCACCTTTTCCTTATTTTACTGTTTGAAATGATCAAAGTGTGTATTTATATATTGGCCATTGCCTCTTATTCCCCCTGTAGCTGCTGAGAAAAAACGGCGAACTGAAGATGGACAACAACCTGGTGCTAATGCTCCTGTTGCCCCAAGCAATGGAACTGTAAGTTCTCGGTTTAAAAGCCACACTTTGGTTTTTATCTGTTGTTTAACCATGTTGTGTGTTATCTGTGCAACCATTGGTATTGTATGCCAAAAATTCGCAAATTGTACTAGCCTTACTGTAGATATGAAGTGATGTGTTTGTCTATGTAGTATGCTGTACTTGTTCACCACAAAGCCTGCCTTCCTTTTTATTATTTTATATGTAGAAATTAGATTTTTTTAAATAGGTAGAAATGTCAGACAATATATGCTTGCTGTCTAAAGTGTCTGAGTGTGTCACTCGTTTTCTTTTCTATCAAAAGTTTCACGAACATAATCTGAATGATCTAGTCACTATAACTACTGTAAGCTGATAATGATTATCCTTTTAACATTTTTAATCAGTTTGCTAGATTGTATGGCACACCTTTAGTTACTTGGGTGTCTCTGAAGTTTATGTGTAAGCGTTCAACTGCGACCAAGCATCTATAAATGCATCACGTCTAGCTCTGCAGACCTCGTTATTATTTGTAGTTGCTCCTTCGTCTGAAGGGTGTAAATTGTACCTTACCACTTTTTTTTGGCTATGACCAAAATATCGATCTTTGTTTGGACGAGGGCCAactttttggcatgccaatgctGCTTTCCCAACTCTAGGTCATGTTTAGCCAATGTTGGCCAATCCATAGCAGGCAACCTTTGGCACCAATCAAACACACTCGCAGTTTCGACCTCGGTGAAGTGTTCCTTTGACAATGTATACCTCTAAAAGTTTGTAGTAGTTGAGCTGCAAGTTGGTGCTAATATTGTATTCTGTTATGTTTCACTAGGGCACCAGGCCTGCTAGAAAGCTGATATGGTTGCATACCTAAGCGTTATGTCAGAAACTAATCTGACTTGAGCTGGCTGGTCTACTTGAGTGAGTCATGGATTAAGCTGAAATATTTTCAGTGTCTTCGAGTTGGAAGATAGTCTTGTCATACATTCCATTCACTATATTTAATTTATGTTTAGGTATCTTATAGCTCACTAATGCCGTGAGCACTCTGCCTTTACCGACCTAATCCTACAGAAAGATATTCAACCGTCTTAACTGTTCCTAGTCATGCCACGCTCATACTGTCCTGTTAAATTGGGGAGTAGTTGTTAGTAAGATATCATATCTTGCTAGCATCAAAATCTTTGTTGAATGCAGCATCGCCTTCATGAATGATATATATGTGAACAAACCAAGTATTAGCGTACTTATTAGTTTGAGATTAACATTTAGCGGTGCACGAATTTTGATATGCAACTTTGAGATTCTTTTTGAAGTAATTTTGTTAACCTTTTCTACTTGTGCAGGGTCATCAACCTTCTCGTTTTGCCAAGCCTCCGCAAGAGCCAGCTGCTCCGCCGAACAACATCCTCTTCCTCCAGAACATGCCGGATCAGACCACAAGCATGATGCTCCAGATCCTGTTCCAGCAATACCCTGGTTTCCGGGAGGTGCGGATGATCGAAGCCAAGCCAGGCATTGCTTTTGTGGAGTACGAGGACGAGAACCAGTCCATGGTTGCAATGGAAGCCCTCCAGGGTTTCAAGATCAGCCCAGAGAACCCAATGGCCATCTCATACGCCAAAAAGTGAAACAAATCCATGTGATCTCGGAACCGGCCAAAAGAAATCTGTAACTGTAAGATTTTCAACCCTAAGCTTTCAAGCTGCTGTGCTGTGCTTGTGCTGGCTTTCTAACCCTGTATTTCTTGGAAGTGACTTGCTTGTTGTTTAAGAAGTTAAAAGTATCTGTTACTTTAAATCAGGTTTGGCTCTACGTTTTCATGTGAACCCTGGTATTGTCCTTGTCAAGTCTGGTATCGTGGCCTATGCATGATCATTTTATCTATCTACAGTGGTAGGAGAAGTTAACAAGACATGGACGACGTAGCCCTCGCTTAAAAGGCAAGAGAAAATCATCAGGCCTATCTATATCCTCCTGCCTCTAGTCCATGGTCAGAGATGAATGAATGAGGTGTATATTCCAGTAATATATATTTTGGCCAGAAATCGGAAGTGTCACCTTAGTAGTTGCCGGCATGATGCCTGATGGTTGAACAAGTATTTTAGTAGTGGGATGGTTGGTTTGGTGGCCTGTTTTTTGTTTAATGGGAGGCGTGCGTGCCGCCTTGTACCACTACGGCTTAGCAATTATGGGATTGCTGTTGCATTCGTGGCCCTCAAATTAGGTGCGTATCTCCTCCCCGTTGGCCGCCTTGTATGAGTAGCTTTGAAGTTGAAGAATGTACTGTAGTATGTGTGCATGGTCGCCATGTTTCTTTCTAGTGGAGGGAGGTGGACGGCTAGCAAAGGCAGATGAAATTTCCTTTCTTAAAGGAAATAGTTCCCCCTCTGTGTTTgtgctcgctcgctcgctcgtgcAACCTATGCTGGTCCTAGGCCTATGCTGGCTGGTTGGTTGTTGCAGGGCTACAGATAGTGTGCTGTGGGGTTGGGGAATTTGTGGGGTGTTGTGGTTGGGCACCGTTTTGTCCTGTCAAAATCGGGACGAAATCTTGTAGCCTACTGCGCTTGTGAGTGGTGTTTTCGTCGTGTAACGCCATCATGTGACACGTAAAAAAGGCACCAACTAGCTGGTTTTGCCCTGTGACCGTTGTCTGGTTGGATGCGGATGTCCTTCCTGATTCTTATGGGATTAAACATGCGCTTATAAGTGAAAATCTGAATAATCACACGGAGTAGGAGCTGTGCAAGTAAATTGCAAATGCGAAGGTGCTCATGGGAAGCTTGGCGTTGCACTCGGCCGTTAAAGCTCTTTGCAGACGGCGTGGAAAGTCATTCCGAAGCCACCTTCGAATTCAGTTACGTACGGGCACGGCAGTGAAGGGGATCACACTTAACAAGTTCCGCTACAGGAATGGAGTACCAAGCAACATCGACTCATTGTGCATTAACAAGTTCACATGATGCACTACGCCGGAGTATGTGCGGGCCCCTCGTTGCCGCGGAGAGCAAACCAAGAGAGAGAAACACCGCAATTAGCTCGGAGAAGAGTAACCCCTTTAATCTCGCTCCCTCCCCTGAGacttcctcctctctctctctctctctctctctctgcttatGCGCTGAGCGCCCTGGAAGTACGAGAAAGAGACACAGGAAAGGCCACCGCCGCGAACAACACCGGCCACGCCGAACCTTTTGGGCCTTCATTTAGCGAAGCCAATCCTAAAGTGTAGGAGAATCCTCCTAGACCTCTGCGCTCCTGCCTCTGCCCGAGCCACCGGGATCGGCAATCAACACAGAAAAGCTGCCATTGCTGCTGCTgcaggagcaggagcagcaggaggcgggaggggCAATCAAGAAGGACAATGCCCCTGTCAAGGCACACGGTGGCCAACGAGTACTCCCTCGGCGGCCGCGACCTCTACAAGCGGGCCGACCAGCACGACCCCGAGGCCGTCCTCGACGGCGTCGCCACCGCCGGCCTCGTCGGCCTCCTCCGCCAGCTCGGCGACCTCGCAGAGTACGTCCATGCTGCTCCCTCCCTTACTAGGAGTATCTCGGATTTCTTTCTTTCCATTGAGTTTctctcttcttttcttttcttctatCCCATGAATTCTTGCAAACATTTTGGACTATTATTTTTGCGTCATGAGTCATCGGTATCATTGGGTCAGTGGCGTTGACAGCAGGTAGATCACCTAATGCTTTTGTTATGAACATATTCGGTGGTTTTCAGACCCTTTTTCCAGACCAAGTAAAGTAGGTGATTGATGTATGGATTAGCGCCCTTGACTTCGAGGTGGTTAACTGTTGCTGTTGATAGTCTTGTCCTTGCTAGGCAACAGAGAGCAGTTTCTTTTTCTTGGTTGTGATCAAGCACTCTCTTGTCATCATATAACTTCCACTATTATTCAATCTTATGTTCCCATTCATGTACTGGTAGATTTTTTTTTGATTATTCTATAGAGCCTCAAGGTTGAAGCAATGACAATACAATACTGCTCTAAAAGTAACCAAAGTTTGACCCCTAGAAATCACAAGGTGCTGCATTCCAATTGAATTTCTCAAATTAATTGCCCCCCTTAAGTTGTTCTCTGGGATCGATGGAGACGATCATTGGCTTTTCTGTTCTTCATCAACTTCAGGTTTTCTTTCTTTTATGTTTTTTTAAATGCGAGGGGTCCAGTACAAGTGTACAACTCTGCTATAATATCCTTGTGTGTGGCTTCAATGTTTCAGAGGTTCTTGAATTGCACTCAAGCCACATGTTAGGACATAGTACTAGTTCAATCTTCAGTCTTCTTAGTCTTATGATTTTTTGGTGTAGCAGTGGCATTTAATCAGTAAGCACTTTTCTTCTGAGACGAAATTTCTGCATTCATAACTCGACGTCTTGACCATGATGCCATCGTATGACACCATCATCTGTGAGCAGATTTGCGGCAGAGGTCTTCCACGGGCTGTATGATGAGGTCATGACCGCGTCGGCGCGGGGGCATGGGCTCGTGCTCCGGGTGCAGCAGCTGGAGGCAGAGTTGCCTCTCCTGGAGAAAGACGTCTGTCAGAGAGATTACCTGTACATAGCTTCTAACAGGGGTGGGTTCAGCACAGAGCACAAACTTCCTTTCTGTAAACTTGCATCTTTGGACTGCTTGTAGTTTTTCTCTTTTTGCTGCACTGAGATAACGTTGCCATGCTCATGCAGGAGTTGATTGGCATGCGAACCTGAGGGTGGACCATGGGGTTGTGACGACGGGCGACACGCCTCGCTTCATCATGGATTCCATCAAGCAGTGCCATGGGCCTCCAAGATTGTTCATGCTTGACAAGTATGATGAGTTTCTGTCTTTTGTGAATTGGAGGTGGTGAAGCGATGTACTCGTGTTTATGAAAGTTTGGTCAACTTTCAGGTATGATATCGGTGGCGAGGGAACGTGCATGAAGAGATACTCAGACCCCGCCTTCTTCAAGACAGACTCCGCATGTTCCAGAATGCTGCAGGAAGGAATTAGAACAGAAAGAAGACCAATTAGAACCATGGTAATCAACTGTTAATCTCTAGTGTTGTTATTGCATTAAGTTCATATATACTAGTTCACTCAGTTGTGATCTTTGTTGATATAACCCTACTAGTGTAAATCAGAAAAACATTCTGGACTGAAAGTTTCTTGTGCTAACTGTTTATCTAGAAAGGATATTCAACATATTTTGTTCCTTCCTTTTGCAGGAGATCAGGCCGAACCTGCAGAATGATGAGATTTTCAGACCTTCTGATGGAGCCAACAATGACTCGAGGTACATCCCCATCCCCCATAAGAACAACAAAAAAAATCTTCTGCTAAGTGTAACTTTATTATTCTCTGTTTATTCCTTCTCAAACAAACTTACCATTTCCCTGCATAGGTTCAAGACTGATTTATCTGGTGAAGCGTTGGATGAGGTCCCGACAAGGCGCCAACGACTGAAGCACCGACAACTAAACGGGACTGTGTTCCGAAGCTTCAGACCGCAGATGCAGGACCTTTATGGAAAGGCTTCACCAGAGGAGAAAACCTTCTCCATGGATCGATCAGAGGTGCAGATATCTTTCACCGACTCACCCGACACGAACGCTGAAGAGAGAGATATCATGGTGGACACTTCCAGCAGCACTGAGAAGGGCAAGGGAGGCTACTACGCCACAGCACGCAAGAGGAGGTCGACTTCCCAAGAAACACCGTCAAGCTGTTCAGCAGGAAGCAGCAAGGGATACAGCTCTGAAGTTGATATTTACGTGGACACACTCACCACAATGGGGTCTGAAGTGGAGACAGACTCAGAGCACAGGGACCATGGTGGACAAGGTGCCTTTGCATCGGCACCGTCGGGCAAGATGTGCTCTGATCCTCAGGGTGCCCCCGTCTCCAGGTCTAGTACCTTCAGTAAAAAGGAGGACTCTTGCTCTTCAGATGTTGGCTCAGCAAACAGAGACGAGGCTGTTCACTCCGAAGGAGATGTTGCTGTCTGTGTAACGGAGGCCAAGCTTGTTGGTGGTGAACATGAGAGGACTAGTTCGTTGGAGGAATTGTTTTCGCAAGAAAAGCCGGTTTCTTGCGAGCATGAGAGGACTGTTTCCTTGGAGGAACTGCTCATTGGGGACATACTTCTTTCAGAGCCTGACACAAGGGAATTAGCTACCGAGTCCAGTGGCAATGCTATCGTCAGTAATGCTACATCCGATGGTACAGCTGATGCTACTAAAAGGGCCAAGGGGAATAATGTTTCGGCCATTTCCTTCAAGAAAACAGCGAGCAAGAGGTGTGTTGAAAGCATGGAGCTGTTTGCCTCAAAAGTCGGCATTCTGCCCAGGAAACTCTCCAAGAAGCATGATCCGTTCTCTGATTCTCTCCGTAACATGGCAAAGGAGCTGCTTGAGCTCAAGTGTGATGGCACTCAAGATACTGACTTGTATGAGTTTGAAGCGAATGGCGATGGATTCGATGTCAAGTGTCGGAAAATGGCTCACCCTCCTATTGAAATCATGGAGGAGAGTTTCAGGAAGAGCATTTCTTTTGATTCACCTCAAGATGTTGGTTCAAGGGAATGCCAGCTGGAAGTAGTGGACCAAGAGTCAGACAATGATGTCCCAACTGCTGACAGTCCACAAGATTCAGTGCCTGATGAAAATGGTTTTCAGCACACCGATGTCTACCTGACAGACATCACATCACCGagtcccaaagaagaagaagaggaagaggaagaagaggaagaggaggaggaggaagaagaggaaggatgGGCGGTTGCGGCACCTGATGAGCATTCATCTGTTGGCATGCTCAATCATGCACCAGAGCTTATTCAAGAGCACACTGAGGATATAGATACCGAAGGTGCTTCTGAAAATGCATCTGATATGGGTGAAGATTTGAAAGAAGTGTGCATTTGTGAAGAGCGTGCGGATGCGGAAGATGCTGATGGATGCAGTGAATTTGATGAAAATGCATTGGACGAAGAAATCACAAAGCACACAGGAGAACATGTGGCTCCAGATGATATGATCTCGCCGATTTCATCCAAGCAATCTGATGATCCTTGCCAAGTAACTCCATTCACTCTCACAGATGCAGATTTTGCAGCAGCAAGGGAAGGCCAGGACAACTACATCCCTGAAATGGAGCATGTCACCTCGCTGGAAACAGTCGTGGAAACGGGACTACCTAAAGTTGTGACTGAACCAGTAGTCAGCAGTGAGGCTGCCGTGCCAGATGATGAACAGTGCTGTCTACACCCAGAAACTAGTTTACAACAGGATACTGTTCTTGGTAGCTGTGAACTTCTAGACCAAAATGAGCAACTGCAACTGAACAGCTCATCCATGATGTCTGCCACTCCAGATCCAACTGTAAAGACAGGGGAAATACATGAATTGCATGAAGAACCGCCTAATCCATGCAACAGCATCAGCACTGACATTTTTGCAGATCAATTGGCTCCCGACTCTGCAGATTTGCCGCTGCCCAGCATTTCAAGTTTTGATTGGATGCTTAGTGGTTTAATGAAGGAGTCATTGAACGTGCTTCCTGCTCCATCAAGTAATATAAATCTACAAGAGATTAGTTCTTCTGAAGATACTGAAGAAGCACCACCACTTCCACCTCTTCCGCCGGTGCAGTGGCGAGCGACCAAGCTTCAGACAGGATCCACATCTTTATTTGCAAAATTGGGGAGACCACCAAGGCCAAAACCTCCAGTGAAACAGCTAGAAAATGAAAATAACTCTGCACCTGGCGAAACAAATCAGGAATCTGAAAATGTTCAGGAAATAAGCTGGAACAATGGTTTTAGTTCGCAGAAGGAAATGGCACAGGCAACAACACTTTGTAGTGAGACTCGGACAGATCTGTTACCTGAGAGTGATTATCAAGAAAA
This genomic window from Aegilops tauschii subsp. strangulata cultivar AL8/78 chromosome 4, Aet v6.0, whole genome shotgun sequence contains:
- the LOC109740988 gene encoding U2 small nuclear ribonucleoprotein B'', with translation MLSGDVPPNQTVYFRNLNEKVKKEELKRSLYALCSQYGRIVDVVALKTHKLRGQAWVAFSEITAATNAFRGLQDFDFYGKKMRVQYAKTKSDCFAKADGSYAPKEKRKKQEEKAAEKKRRTEDGQQPGANAPVAPSNGTGHQPSRFAKPPQEPAAPPNNILFLQNMPDQTTSMMLQILFQQYPGFREVRMIEAKPGIAFVEYEDENQSMVAMEALQGFKISPENPMAISYAKK
- the LOC109740987 gene encoding uncharacterized protein; its protein translation is MPLSRHTVANEYSLGGRDLYKRADQHDPEAVLDGVATAGLVGLLRQLGDLAEFAAEVFHGLYDEVMTASARGHGLVLRVQQLEAELPLLEKDVCQRDYLYIASNRGVDWHANLRVDHGVVTTGDTPRFIMDSIKQCHGPPRLFMLDKYDIGGEGTCMKRYSDPAFFKTDSACSRMLQEGIRTERRPIRTMEIRPNLQNDEIFRPSDGANNDSRFKTDLSGEALDEVPTRRQRLKHRQLNGTVFRSFRPQMQDLYGKASPEEKTFSMDRSEVQISFTDSPDTNAEERDIMVDTSSSTEKGKGGYYATARKRRSTSQETPSSCSAGSSKGYSSEVDIYVDTLTTMGSEVETDSEHRDHGGQGAFASAPSGKMCSDPQGAPVSRSSTFSKKEDSCSSDVGSANRDEAVHSEGDVAVCVTEAKLVGGEHERTSSLEELFSQEKPVSCEHERTVSLEELLIGDILLSEPDTRELATESSGNAIVSNATSDGTADATKRAKGNNVSAISFKKTASKRCVESMELFASKVGILPRKLSKKHDPFSDSLRNMAKELLELKCDGTQDTDLYEFEANGDGFDVKCRKMAHPPIEIMEESFRKSISFDSPQDVGSRECQLEVVDQESDNDVPTADSPQDSVPDENGFQHTDVYLTDITSPSPKEEEEEEEEEEEEEEEEEEGWAVAAPDEHSSVGMLNHAPELIQEHTEDIDTEGASENASDMGEDLKEVCICEERADAEDADGCSEFDENALDEEITKHTGEHVAPDDMISPISSKQSDDPCQVTPFTLTDADFAAAREGQDNYIPEMEHVTSLETVVETGLPKVVTEPVVSSEAAVPDDEQCCLHPETSLQQDTVLGSCELLDQNEQLQLNSSSMMSATPDPTVKTGEIHELHEEPPNPCNSISTDIFADQLAPDSADLPLPSISSFDWMLSGLMKESLNVLPAPSSNINLQEISSSEDTEEAPPLPPLPPVQWRATKLQTGSTSLFAKLGRPPRPKPPVKQLENENNSAPGETNQESENVQEISWNNGFSSQKEMAQATTLCSETRTDLLPESDYQENNVQEGYKECDVQSSNLFCSSEVKCNTDVTSVRDDMHTLKPPELIVIPEEAWSELIDMKPILKQEEERKQQLINGVSDCSSIHTSGLPIEKTTDQKEELSAADSNTTKDSEENKPNGLPCQDDIQNPDFSVQQEDKSNDMVREFSSALEEELAKLPPHSVPEPPRYPLLQVISHDRSMLRKAPTLVQPSSKLSDEKNTVLDQIKNKTFNLKPVVAKRPNVMGGPRTNLQVAAILERANAIRQAVADDDDEDSWSE